The following are from one region of the Synechococcus sp. CBW1108 genome:
- a CDS encoding helix-turn-helix domain-containing protein yields the protein MRLALPPGLGWAPAEWHGCQPLPLLQPMLQLLEQAQLEHGDEATRTRLVQALQGYCTSTLEAQSIRLAANSDDPLQTLIDWLKPRLDQQLSAADLAAAACLSSRRLQELCQQRLTLTPMELLRQLRLEALHRELLDPCHHHLGIRALYKRWQLSDSPSTGRAFKVRYGTTPAALRKQLSP from the coding sequence GTGCGGCTCGCGCTGCCGCCGGGCTTGGGGTGGGCGCCGGCCGAATGGCATGGCTGCCAGCCCCTGCCCTTGCTGCAGCCGATGCTGCAACTCCTCGAGCAAGCCCAGCTCGAGCACGGCGACGAGGCCACCCGCACCCGCCTGGTCCAGGCCCTGCAGGGCTACTGCACTAGCACGCTCGAGGCCCAGAGCATCCGACTGGCCGCCAACAGTGATGACCCGCTGCAAACCCTGATCGACTGGCTCAAACCCCGCCTCGATCAACAGCTCAGCGCCGCCGATCTGGCGGCGGCCGCCTGCCTCAGCAGCCGCCGCCTGCAGGAGCTCTGCCAGCAGCGCCTGACACTCACACCGATGGAGCTGCTGCGCCAGCTGCGCCTGGAAGCCCTGCACCGCGAGCTGCTGGATCCCTGCCATCACCACCTGGGCATCAGGGCGCTCTACAAGCGCTGGCAACTGAGCGACAGCCCCAGCACCGGCCGGGCGTTCAAGGTTCGCTACGGCACAACCCCCGCCGCCTTGCGCAAGCAGCTCAGCCCCTGA
- a CDS encoding DUF4347 domain-containing protein, giving the protein MEELFKSDLDASSTGLNSGGDIGSNSSEPGGCDWTNPQQSGLDGDLQRSQEAVALNELLQEQGLEGGAVDALVQGDSYGDLGGASDDPLLSEVAPPPLALSLVVLDQSLDDWRELAVSAPADAELLVLDQASDGVAQISDYLLQQRLDGQGSYSSLEIVSEGADGLLQLGNGTLEAANLSSYGDQLRTWADSLTSGADLLLFGSNVAASAAGVSFVQELASLTGTNVAASRDRTGATEQGGNLLLEEQTGLVETSLAWLEQSIDELGMVLDAPAMEEEQEAASSAEPVAEQIAEPGAEAPAEATAEIALEIGSEFSSEEQVGSAELAQEDAVVAVTTPTQHSTSPPFAKSALAMLRP; this is encoded by the coding sequence TTGGAAGAGCTCTTCAAGAGTGATCTCGACGCCAGCAGCACGGGGCTGAATAGCGGCGGCGATATCGGTTCCAACTCAAGCGAGCCCGGCGGCTGCGACTGGACCAACCCCCAACAGAGTGGCTTAGACGGCGACCTGCAGCGCAGCCAGGAGGCGGTGGCCCTCAATGAGCTGCTGCAGGAGCAGGGCCTGGAGGGGGGCGCGGTGGATGCCCTGGTGCAGGGTGACAGCTATGGCGACCTGGGCGGCGCCAGCGATGATCCGCTGCTTTCGGAGGTAGCTCCTCCCCCCCTGGCGCTCAGCCTGGTGGTGCTGGATCAGTCGCTGGACGACTGGCGTGAGCTGGCGGTGAGCGCCCCGGCGGATGCCGAGCTGCTGGTGCTCGATCAGGCCAGCGATGGCGTGGCACAGATTTCCGACTATCTGCTGCAGCAGCGACTCGACGGCCAGGGCAGCTACAGCAGCCTGGAGATAGTGAGTGAGGGGGCTGACGGCCTGCTGCAGCTGGGCAACGGCACACTGGAAGCCGCCAACCTCAGCAGTTACGGCGATCAGCTGCGCACCTGGGCCGACAGTCTGACCAGCGGCGCCGACCTGCTGCTGTTCGGCTCGAATGTGGCCGCCAGCGCTGCGGGCGTGAGCTTCGTGCAGGAACTGGCCAGCCTCACCGGCACGAACGTGGCCGCCAGCCGCGACCGCACCGGTGCCACCGAGCAGGGCGGCAACCTGCTGCTGGAGGAGCAGACCGGATTGGTCGAAACCAGCCTGGCCTGGCTGGAGCAGAGCATTGATGAGCTGGGCATGGTGCTGGATGCACCGGCAATGGAGGAGGAGCAGGAGGCCGCCAGCAGTGCGGAGCCCGTTGCTGAACAGATTGCCGAACCTGGTGCTGAGGCGCCCGCCGAAGCCACGGCAGAAATAGCATTGGAGATTGGCTCAGAGTTCAGCTCTGAGGAGCAGGTTGGCAGTGCGGAGCTGGCTCAGGAAGACGCGGTGGTTGCGGTCACCACCCCCACCCAACACAGCACCTCACCGCCCTTTGCGAAGAGCGCCTTAGCGATGCTGCGGCCCTGA